Proteins from a single region of Primulina tabacum isolate GXHZ01 chromosome 5, ASM2559414v2, whole genome shotgun sequence:
- the LOC142546900 gene encoding protein TEEBE-like, translated as MAKFHFLLSLYCLHTVSALTPPPPLEGLLPNGNFEETPKPTDINKTVLKGKFSLPKWEINGLVEYIAGGPQPGGMYFAVAHGIHAVRLGNEASISQTIPVKNGTFYALTFGASRTCAQDEVLRVSVYPQTGDLPLQTLYASNGGDIYGWGFRANSNFAKVAFENPGKQENPACGPLLDVVAIKELSPPGFTKANLVKNHGFEEGPHLLINSTNGVLLPPKQEDVTSPLPGWIIESLKAVKFIDSKHFNVPFGQAAVELLAGRESAIAQVIRTVPKKVYTLTFSVGDAKNGCHGSMLVEAFAAKSTMKAPFQSEGMGKFKTYSFQFTAILDRTRLTFFSSYYHTKIKDFGTLCGPVLDEVRVFPAAKI; from the exons ATGGCGAAATTTCACTTCTTGCTCTCTCTCTACTGTCTACACACAGTTTCTGCTCTTACCCCACCACCTCCTTTAGAAG GACTCCTTCCTAATGGAAACTTTGAGGAAACACCAAAGCCAACTGACATCAACAAAACTGTCCTCAAAGGCAAATTCTCACTCCCAAAATGGGAAATCAATGGCCTGGTGGAGTACATCGCCGGCGGTCCGCAGCCGGGAGGGATGTACTTCGCTGTTGCTCACGGCATCCATGCCGTGCGACTTGGGAACGAGGCCTCGATATCCCAAACTATCCCTGTCAAAAATGGCACGTTTTATGCACTTACATTTGGTGCATCAAGAACTTGTGCACAAGACGAGGTGTTGAGAGTTTCTGTGTACCCTCAAACAGGGGATCTTCCCTTGCAGACTCTGTATGCTAGTAATGGTGGTGATATTTACGGCTGGGGATTCAGGGCTAATTCCAATTTTGCAAAGGTGGCTTTCGAGAATCCTGGGAAACAGGAGAATCCAGCTTGTGGTCCTTTGTTGGATGTTGTTGCCATTAAAGAGCTTTCCCCTCCAGGGTTCACTAAAG CTAACCTGGTTAAGAATCATGGATTTGAGGAGGGTCCTCATCTTTTGATCAACTCAACTAATGGCGTCCTCCTTCCGCCCAAACAAGAAGATGTCACCTCCCCACTTCCTGGCTGGATCATTGAGTCGCTCAAGGCTGTAAAGTTCATAGATTCCAAACATTTCAACGTCCCATTCGGACAAGCTGCGGTAGAACTTCTTGCAGGAAGAGAGAGCGCCATTGCACAAGTCATCAGAACAGTCCCTAAAAAGGTCTACACTCTTACCTTTTCTGTTGGAGATGCAAAGAATGGGTGCCACGGATCCATGTTGGTCGAAGCATTTGCTGCCAAATCCACTATGAAAGCTCCCTTCCAATCTGAAGGAATGGGGAAGTTCAAGACTTACAGTTTCCAGTTCACGGCTATTTTGGACCGGACCAGATTGACTTTTTTCAGCTCATATTACCATACAAAAATCAAGGACTTTGGAACCCTTTGCGGCCCAGTTCTTGATGAAGTTCGGGTTTTTCCAGCTGCTAAGATCTGA